Proteins encoded in a region of the Eulemur rufifrons isolate Redbay chromosome 15, OSU_ERuf_1, whole genome shotgun sequence genome:
- the LOC138395812 gene encoding HLA class II histocompatibility antigen, DO beta chain, translating into MGSGWVPWAVALLLNLRRPDSSLTQGTDSPEDFVIQAKADCYFTNGTEKVRFVVRFIYNLEEYVRFDSDVGVFVALTALGQPDAEQWNRRADILERSRASVDALCRRNYELGAPFTVGRTVQPDVTVYPERTPFLHQHNLLLCSVTGFYPGDIKIRWLWNGQEERAGVVSTGLVRNGDWTFQTTVMLEMTPKFGDVYTCLVDHPSLRSPVSVEWRAQSDYPWRKMLSGVAAFLLGLIFFLVGMLIHLRGQKGYVETKMSGDETSRAVLPPQPR; encoded by the exons ATGGGTTCTGGGTGGGTCCCCTGGGCGGTGGCTCTGCTCCTGAATCTGAGAAGGCCGGATTCCTCCCTGACTCAAGGCACAGACTCCCCAG AAGATTTTGTGATTCAGGCAAAGGCTGACTGTTACTTCACCAATGGGACGGAAAAGGTGCGCTTTGTGGTCAGATTCATCTATAACTTGGAGGAGTATGTACGTTTCGACAGTGACGTGGGGGTGTTTGTGGCCCTGACGGCGCTGGGGCAGCCCGACGCGGAGCAGTGGAACCGCCGGGCGGATATACTGGAGAGGAGCAGAGCGTCCGTGGATGCGCTCTGCAGACGCAACTACGAGCTGGGCGCACCCTTCACGGTGGGGAGAACAG TGCAACCAGATGTGACAGTGTACCCAGAGAGGACCCCGTTCCTGCACCAGCACAATCTGCTGCTCTGCTCTGTGACTGGCTTCTACCCCGGGGACATCAAGATCAGGTGGCTCTGGAatgggcaggaggagagagctGGTGTCGTGTCCACTGGCCTTGTCAGGAATGGAGACTGGACCTTTCAGACTACGGTGATGCTGGAAATGACTCCCAAATTTGGAGATGTCTATACCTGCCTCGTTGATCACCCCAGCCTGCGGAGCCCTGTGTCTGTGGAGTGGA GAGCTCAGTCTGATTATCCTTGGAGAAAGATGCTAAGTGGAGTTGCCGCCTTCCTGCTTGGGCTGATCTTCTTTTTGGTGGGGATGCTCATCCACCTCAGGGGTCAGAAAG gaTATGTGGAGACGAAGATGTCTGGTGATGAG ACCTCAAGAGCTGTTCTCCCCCCGCAGCCACGCTAA
- the TAP2 gene encoding antigen peptide transporter 2, with the protein MWLPDLRRWASLLLVDGALLWLLQGTLGTLLPQGLPGLWLEGTLRLGGLWGLLKVGGQLGFVGTLLPPLCLATPLFLSLRALVAGALSAPPVRVASASWSWLLVGYGAAGLSWAVWAVLSPPGAPGREQGQEDSKALMWRLLKLSRPDVPFLSAAFFFLILAVLGETLIPHYSGRVIDILGGEFDPDAFASAIFVMCLLSVGSSLSAGCRGGSFLYTMSRINLRVREQVFSSLLRQDLGFFQETKTGELNSRLSSDTTLMSDWLPYNANVLLRSLVKVVGLYGFMLNMSPRLTLLSLLDVPLTIAAEKVYNARHQAVLREIQDAVARARQVVREAVGGLQTVRSFGAEEHEVCRYKEALERCRQLWWRRDLEQALYLLLRRVLGLGVQVLMLSCGLQQILAGELTQGGLLSFLLYQDDVGSYMHTLVYMCGHMLSSVGAAEKVFSYLDRQPNLPPPGELAPSTLQGLVEFRDVSFAYPNRPDQPVLKGLTFTLRPGEVTALVGPNGSGKSTVAALLQNLYQPSGGQVLLDGKPVWQYEHHYLHSQVVSVGQEPVLFSGSVRDNIAYGLQSCEDDKVTAAAQAAHAYDFIQNMERGMYTDVGEKGGQLAAGQKQRLAIARALVRDPQVLILDEATSALDAQCEQALQDWNSRGDRTVLVIAHRLQTVQRPHQILVLHQGELRELAQLREGQDTYSRLVRQWLGDWGPGDTGPSQGRLQDPEQLLP; encoded by the exons ATGTGGCTCCCTGACCTGAGACGCTGGGCCTCCCTGCTGCTGGTGGACGGGGCCTTACTCTGGTTGCTTCAGGGGACTCTGGGGACTCTGCTTCCCCAGGGGCTTCCAGGACTATGGCTGGAGGGGACCCTGAGACTTGGAGGGCTGTGGGGGCTGCTGAAGGTGGGAGGGCAGCTGGGATTTGTGGGGACATTGCTGCCCCCGCTCTGCCTGGCGACCCCCCTGTTTCTGTCCCTGAGAGCCCTGGTGGCAGGGGCCTTGAGTGCACCCCCTGTCAGAGTGGCTTCAGCCTCTTGGAGCTGGCTGCTGGTGGGGTACGGGGCTGCGGGGCTAAGCTGGGCCGTGTGGGCTGTGCTGAGCCCTCCCGGAGCCCCgggcagggagcagggccagGAGGACAGCAAAGCCTTGATGTGGAGGTTGCTGAAGCTCTCCAGGCCGGACGTGCCTTTCCTCAGTGCCGccttcttcttcctcattcttgCTGTTTTGG GGGAGACGTTAATCCCGCACTATTCTGGTCGTGTGATTGACATCCTGGGAGGAGAGTTTGACCCCGATGCCTTTGCCAGTGCCATCTTTGTCATGTGCCTCCTCTCCGTCGGGAG CTCGCTGTCTGCAGGCTGCCGCGGAGGCTCCTTCCTCTACACCATGTCCAGAATCAACTTGCGGGTTCGGGAGCAGGTTTTCTCCTCCCTGCTGCGCCAGGACCTCGGTTTCTTCCAGGAGACCAAgacag GGGAGCTGAACTCGCGGCTGAGCTCGGATACCACCCTGATGAGTGACTGGCTTCCTTATAATGCCAACGTGCTCTTGCGAAGCCTGGTGAAAGTGGTGGGGCTGTATGGCTTCATGCTCAACATGTCGCCTCGACTcaccctcctctctctgctcGACGTGCCCCTGACGATAGCGGCCGAGAAGGTGTACAATGCCCGCCACCAG GCGGTGCTTCGGGAGATCCAGGACGCAgtggccagggccaggcaggtggTGCGGGAGGCTGTGGGAGGGCTGCAGACCGTGCGCAGTTTCGGGGCGGAGGAGCACGAGGTCTGTCGCTATAAGGAGGCCCTGGAACGATGCCGGCAGCTGTGGTGGCGGCGAGACCTGGAGCAAGCCCTGTACCTGCTCTTGCGGAGG gTGCTGGGCCTGGGCGTGCAGGTGCTGATGCTGAGCTGTGGGCTGCAGCAGATCCTGGCCGGGGAGCTCACCCAGGGCGGGctgctctccttcctgctctACCAGGACGACGTGGGGAGCTACATGCAT ACGCTGGTGTACATGTGCGGCCATATGCTGAGCAGCGTGGGGGCTGCTGAGAAGGTCTTTTCCTACCTGGACCGACAGCCAAATCTGCCCCCACCTGGGGAACTGGCCCCTAGCACTCTGCAGGGGCTTGTGGAATTCCGGGATGTCTCCTTTGCGTATCCCAATCGTCCTGACCAGCCTGTGCTCAAG gggctgaCGTTCACCCTACGGCCTGGCGAGGTGACGGCGCTGGTGGGACCCAATGGGTCTGGGAAGAGCACAGTGGCTGCCCTGCTGCAGAATCTGTACCAGCCCAGCGGGGGCCAGGTGCTGCTGGATGGGAAGCCCGTCTGGCAGTACGAGCACCACTACCTGCACAgccag GTGGTCTCGGTTGGGCAGGAGCCTGTGTTGTTCTCGGGTTCCGTGAGGGACAACATTGCTTACGGGCTGCAGAGCTGCGAGGATGATAAGGTGACAGCTGCTGCCCAGGCCGCCCACGCTTATGACTTCATACAGAACATGGAGCGTGGGATGTACACAG ACGTGGGGGAGAAAGGGGGCCAGCTGGCTGCGGGACAGAAACAACGTCTGGCCATCGCCCGCGCCCTTGTGCGGGACCCACAGGTCCTCATCCTGGATGAGGCCACCAGCGCCTTGGACGCGCAGTGTGAGCAGGCG CTGCAGGACTGGAATTCCCGCGGGGACCGCACGGTGCTGGTGATCGCTCACAGGCTGCAGACGGTGCAGCGCCCCCACCAGATCCTGGTGCTCCATCAGGGCGAGCTGCGGGAGCTCGCCCAGctcagggaggggcaggacaCCTATTCCCGCCTGGTGCGCCAGTGGCTGGGGGACTGGGGCCCCGGGGACACTGGGCCTTCCCAGGGCCGTCTCCAGGACCCAGAGCAGCTCCTGCCTTGA